The DNA window ACGAGAAGGACCTCGGACAGTTCTACGCGAACCGCACGATCCTCAAGCGCGAGGTCGTGCCCGAGAACGTCGCCGACGCGGTCTACGTGCTGACCGGCCCCGAGCTGAGCCGCACCACGGGACTGCACATCCCCGTCGACTCCGGCGTGGCCGCAGCCTTCCTCCGATGACGGCCAGCGCGGTCCGCGCGGTCGCGGCGGTCGACCTCGGGGCCACCAGCGGCCGCGTGATGATCGGCCGATTCGACGGGGGGATGCTGCGGCTCGAGCCGGTCGCGCGGTTCCCGAACGGACCCGTGGCGGGCCAGGACGGCCTCCACTGGGACTTCTCAGCGCTGTACGGGCACATCCTCGACGGCCTCCGGCTCGCGCTCGAGCGCGAGCCGGCGCTGGAGAGCGTCGGGATCGACTCGTGGGCCGTCGACTACGGCCTGATCCGCGACGGCGCCCTCGTCGCCGAGCCGTTCCACTACCGCGACGACCGCACCGCCCGCGGCGTCGAGGCGGTGCACGCGGTCGCACCGTTCGACGAGCTCTACCCCCGGAACGGTCTGCAGTTCCTGCCGTTCAACACGCTCTACCAGTTCGCCGCGGACGACCGGCTGACAGGCTCCGACGTCGCGCTCCTCATCCCCGACCTCGTCGCCTTCCTGCTGACGGGCCGTCGCGGGGCCGAGCGCACGAACGCCTCGACGACCGGGCTGCTCGACGTCCGCACCGGTGCGTGGGACCTCGGCCTCGCCGCGCGGCTGGGCATCCCCGCATCCGTCCTCCCGGCGATCGTCGATCCCGGCACGCACATCGGCGACGTCTCCGGCGTCGCGGCGACGCACGTCGGCGCGGTACTGCCGGTGATCGCCGTGGGCTCGCACGACACCGCCTCGGCGGTGGCCGCCGTCCCCCTGAGCTCTCCGGATGCCGCATACATCTCCTGCGGCACGTGGGGCCTCGTCGGCCTCGAACTGGACGCGCCGGTGCTCAGCGACGCCGCCCGCGCGGCGAACTTCACGAACGAGGGCGGCGTCGACGGGCGCGTGCGCTTCCTCCACAACGTCACGGGCCTGTGGCTGCTCAGCGAGACCGTCCGCGCGTGGGAGGACGAGGACGGCTCCCCTGTCGCGCTTCCGGAGCTGCTGGATGCCGCGGCCGCCGTCACCGGCGACGTGCCGCTCTTCGACGCCGACGACCCGCGCCTCGCCGCCCCCGGCGACATGCCGGCGCGCATCGGTGCGGTGCTGGCGGAGGCGGGGTCACCCATTCCCGCTACCCGCCCCGGGCTCGCCCGCACGATCGTCGAGAGCATCGCGCAGGCCTTCGCCGACGCACTGGCGACCGCGGCGCTCCTGACCGGGCGCGAGCTCGACGCGGTGCACCTGGTCGGCGGCGGATCGCTGAACCGGCTGCTCTGCCAGGCGACCGCCGACCGCTCCGGGCTGCCGGTGCTCGCCGGGCCCGTCGAGGCCACCGCGCTGGGCAACGTCCTGGTGCAGGGGCGGGCGCAGGGCTGGTTCGGCCCCGATGCGACGCTGGAGGACCTCCGTGCGGTGGTCACGGCATCCGTCTCGCTCGTCCGCTACGAGCCGCGCGGCTGAGAGCCGCCCTCAGGCGAGCGGAGGTGAGCCGCGCACGCGAAGAGCCCGGCCGGATCGTGATCCGGCCGGGCTCTCGTGCGTCAGCGACTCAGAAGTCGAACTCGCCGATGTTGTCGGCGTCGAAGACGAACGGGTCTCCGAGGAGCACCGATCCGCCCTCGCCGACGGTGAAGCTGCCGAGCTTGCCGGCCTCGAAGGTGTCGCCCTCCGCGCCGGTGATCTCGCCGGTGATGAGCGCCTGCGTCGCGAAGGCGGCCAGGTAGCCGAGGTCGGCGGGGTTCCACAGCGCGAACGCGGTGACGGTGCCGTCCTCGACGTACTCGCGCATCTGGTTCGGGGTGCCGAGGCCGGTCAACGCGACCTTGCCCTTGTACTCCGACGTCGACAGGTAGCGGCCGGCGGCGGCGATGCCGACCGTGGTCGGCGAGACGATGCCCTTGAGCTGCGGGTAGGTCTGCAGCAGCGCCGCCGTCTTGTCGAACGAGGTCTGGTCGTCATCGTCGCCGTAGACGACCTCGACGAGCTCGATGTCCGGGTGGCTGTCGGCCAGCTCGGTCTTCATGAGCTCGATCCACGCGTTCTGGTTGGTCGCGTTGGCCGAGGCCGACAGCACGGCGATCTGACCGGCGTCGCCGATCTGCTCGGCGATCAGGTCGACCTGCACCTTCGCGATGCCCTCGCTGGTGGCCTGGTTGATGAACAGGTCACGGCAGTCGGGGTTCGTGTCGGAGTCGAACGTGACGACCTTGACGTCGGCCGAGCGCGCCTCGTCGAGAGCGTCGCACAGTGCTTCGGGGTCGTTGGCCGACACGATGAGTCCGCCGGTGCCCTGCTGGGCCGCGGTCTGGATGTACTGCACCTGAGACGTCGGCGACGCCTCAGAGGGGCCGACCTCGTCGAACGTGCCGCCGAACTCCTTCGCGGCGTCCTCGGCACCGCCGGTGGAGGTGTCGAAGTAGGGGTTGCCGAGGTTCTTGGGCAGCATCGTGATCGACAGGTTGGCGTCTCCGCCGCCGGCATCGCCGCCGCCGCTGGCGGTGCCGCCTCCGCCACCGGCGCAGCCGGCGGCGACCAGGGTCACGCCCAGGGTGAGGGCTGCGGCGATGCCTGCGCGCCGCGTGCGCTTCATTCCGAACATCATTGTTTCCTTCCTTGGTGCGAGTGGCTCGCGTGTGGGTATTACGGGTTCGTGGATGCCGCGGCTGCGCTGCGACGGCCCTTGCGGCGTCCGACGGCGGCGACGCGTCGTCGGTGCAGCCAGGCCAGCACGCTCGCGGAGACCACGGACACAATCAGCAGGACGCCGGTGATGACGTTGATGATGTCGCTGGTGACGCCGGCCAGTCGGAGGGCGCTGCCGAGCGTCCCGATGAGGAGGACGCCGGCGATCACGCCGTGCAGGGCGCCGCGTCCGCCGAAGATCGACACCCCGCCCAGCAGGACGGCCGCGATGATCTGCAGCTCCATGCCCGTCGCGTTGTCGCCGCGCGCGTTGGAGTAGAGCAGCGTGAAGTAGACGCCCGCGAAGCCGGACATCGCGCCGGACATGACGAACAGCAGGAACTTCGTGCGTCCGACGTCGATGCCGGAGAACTGCGCGGCCTCCTTGTTCAGGCCGATCGCGTATAGCGAGCGGCCGAAGGGGGTGAAGTGCAGCATCACCGCGAACACGATCGCGAGCACCGCGAAGGGCACGATGATGACCGGGATCGGCGTTCCGGGGATGTTGGCCTTCGCGAGGTCGGTCCACTCCTCCGGGAACTCCGTGATGGCCGTGGTGCCCAGGAGGCCGACCGCGATGCCGCGGAACAGCGCCAGCGTGCCGATGGTGACCGCGAGCGAGGGCAGACCGACCACGGTGACGAGGAAGCCGTTGAACGCTCCGGCGACGGTGCCGACGAGGATCGCGACGACGGCCGCGACCGGGAAGGGGAGCCCCGCCTGGGTGAGGAGGCCCGTCATGACGCTCGACAGGCCCACGATCGAGGCGACGGAGAGGTCGATCTCCTCGGTGATGATGATGAGCGTCATCGGCAGGGCGATGAGCAGGATCGGGGCGACGTCGCGCAGCAGGTAGGTGACCGTGAGGGGGCTGTCGAAGTTCCTGACGGAGGCCAGGGCGACGATGACGACGATGAGCAGCAGCGCGATGATCGCCGACTCGCGCGTCAGCAGCACGCGGCGCCATGCCGGACGCGCGTGGGCGCGGTAGTCGCGCGTGGGCAGATTCTCGGTCAGGGTGGTCATCGTCCCTCCTCCCGTTGTGCGATGAGTCGTCGGTGCTGCCGGACCGCGAGGATGCGGTCGAGAACGATCGAGCCGATGATGAGCACGCCCACCACGGCGCGCTGCCAGAAGTCGTCGATGCCGAGGATCGGGAGGGCGCGGTTGATGGTCAGCAGGAGGAAGGCGCCGATGGCGGCCCCCCACACCGTGCCCACTCCGCCGGAGATGGCGACACCGCCGATCACCGCGGCGCCGATGGCCTGCAGCTCCCACCCGGTGCCGGCCGACGAGCTGACCGTTCCGTAGCGCGCGGCGTACAGCACCCCGGCGAGGCCCGACAGCGCACCTGACACCACGAACGCGGTGATGATGCGGCGGGTGACCTTCAGCCCGTAGAGGTGGGCGGCGGCGGGGTCGGAGCCGATCGCGTAGAACTCGCGTCCGCTGCGCATGTTGCGCAGGTACCAGGCGGCGACGATGAGCACGACGACCGCGATCAGCGTGAGGATCGGGATGCCGAGCAGCTGATCGGTGCCGAGCCCGCGGAATTCGCGTGGCAGGTCGGAGGCGTTGATGCGGTCCGAGCCGGTCCAGGCGACGTTGAGGCCCCGGTAGATGTAGAGCGTGCCCAGGGTGATCACGAGGGCCGGGACCTTCGCCCAGGCGACCAGCAGGCCGTTGATCGCGCCGAGCAGGGCGCCGAGGATGACGCCGGCGACGAAGACGAGGATGACCGGGATGCCCTCCAGGTCGATGAACAGCCGACCCGTCAGGTAGGCGGTGAGCCCGACGATCGACCCGACCGAGAGATCGACGTTGCGCGTGATCACCACGATCGCCTGTCCGACGGCGACGAGGAGCAGCAGCGACGGGGTCAGAAGGAGGTCGCGGAAGCCGTCGTTCGAGAACACGAACGAGGAGTTGGCGGCGGTCGCGGCGACCACGACGAGCACGAGGGCGAGCGCGATGCCGGTCTCGCGAGTGGTCGCGATGCCGCGCACCATCCGCGCCGCGCGGCTGGTGCCCGGCCGGACCGGTGTCGTGACGGCGCTCATGCCGCGGCCTCCGCATCGGCGGTCGCGGCGAACATGACGGCCTCGGGGGTGGCCTCGGCGCGCGGGAACTCGCCCGTCAGCCGGCCCTCCCGCATGACCAGGACGCGATCGGCCATGCCGAGGACCTCCGGGAGTTCGGACGAGATCATGAGGATCGCGAGTCCCTGCTGGGCGAGCTCGCTGAGGAGACGGTGCACCTCGGACTTGGTGCCGACGTCGATGCCGCGGGTGGGCTCGTCGACGATCAGGACGGTCGGCTCGGTGGCGAGCCACTTGCCGATGACGACCTTCTGCTGATTGCCGCCCGACAGGGTGCCGGTCTCCGCGTCCAGCGCGGCGGTCTTCACCTCCAGGCGGGAGGCCCACACCTCGGCGGCCTGATTCTCCCGCGCGCCCCAGATGAGACCCCAGGTCGACAGCTTCGAGCGGATGGCGAGCGTCATGTTGCGCGAGACGCCGTCCTCGAGCACGAGCCCCTGCTTGCGACGGTCCTCCGGGACGAGGGCGATCCCCCGCGCGGTGGCCTTGCGCGGATCGCCCTTGGGCAGGAGTGCGCCGTGGAGCGTCACGGAGCCCGACTCGTAGGGGTCGACTCCGAAGATCGCACGGGCGACCTCGCTGCGCCCGGCGCCGACCAGACCCGCCAGACCGACGATCTCACCGGCGCGGAGCGTGAAGGAGATGTCGTTGAAGACGCCGCGGCGGGTGAGTCCGTCCACGGCGAGGACGACATCGCCGATCTCTGCCGAGAGCTTGGGGTACAGCTCGGTCACGTCACGGCCGACCATCTGGCGCACGAGCTCGTCGACGCTCGTGTCGGCGATGGAGGTGGTGTCGACGTAGGAGCCGTCGCGCATCACGGTGACGGTGTCGCACAGGGCGAAGACCTCGTCGAAGCGGTGGGAGATGAACAGCAGCGCACGCCCCTCGTCGCGCAGGCTGCGCGCGACCGCGAACAGCCGCTCGACCTCGACACCCGACAGGGCGGCGGTCGGCTCGTCCATGATGAGCACGCGCGCGTCCAGGGAGATGGCCTTCGCGATCTCGATGATCTGCTGATCGGCGATCGACAGACCCTCGGTGATGCGATCCGGGTCGAGTCCCACGCCGAGGCGCTGGAAGATCTCCGCGGCCTCGGCGCGCATGGCCTTGCGGTCGATGCGGCCCATCCGGTTGGCGGGCTGGCGACCCATGAAGATGTTCTCGGTGACCGACAGATCTGGGAAGAGCGTGGGCTCCTGGTAGATCACGGCGATGCCGGCGGCCTTGGACTGCGCAGTGCTGGTGAAGTCGACGGATGCGCCCTCCAGGAGGAACTCGCCGGCGTCGCGGCGGTAGAGCCCGGCGATGATCTTGACGAGCGTCGACTTGCCGGCGCCGTTCTCGCCGATGAGGGCGTGGATGGATCCGCGGTCGAGCGTGAGGCTGCCGGAGCGGAGCGCGACGACCGCCCCGAAGGACTTCACCACGCGGGACAGCACCAGAGCATGCTGCGCATCCTGGGGATCGGCGTCGAGGGCCACGGCCACTCCTCCTCGTTGAGGTCCGACTCGATCGCTCGAGTGGTTGAAGACATCTGAATCGATTCAGGTCGATTTCAGGCTACTCTATGGATGCCGGAACAGGCGGTCAAGTCGATGAGCGACAGTGATCCAATCGTGATCCAACGACGGATGGGAGGTGCCCGTGGCGGTCAGCATCCGCGATGTCGCACAGCTCGCCGGCGTCTCCGTGGGCACCGTCTCGAACGTCCTCAATCGCCCCGAGGAGGTCTCCGCCGACTCGGTCGAGCGGGTCACGAAAGCCATCGACGAACTCGGCTACGTGCGCAACGAGGCGGCCAGGAAGCTCCGGGCGGGCGTGTCCTCCACCGTCGGATTCGTCGTCCTCAACGGCCAGAACCCGTTCTACAACGACGTCGTGCGCGGAGCGGAGGACGAGGCGACGAAATCGAGCATCGCGATCCTCTACGGCAACACCGACGAGGACGTCGCGCGGGAGAAGCTCTACATCGACCTCTTCCAGGACCAGCAGGTGCGCGGGCTGCTGATCGCGCCCTACGGCGACGTGACCTCCCGTCTGCAGAGCCTGCGCGCTGCGGGGATCGCCACTGTGCTCGTCGACCGCTTCAGCGGCGACGGCCGGTTCTCCTCGGTCTCCGTGGACAGCGTGGCGGGCGGGCGTCTGGCCGTCGAGCACCTCATCGCGACCGGACGCCGACGGATCGCCTTCGTCGGCGGGCCGTTCGACATGCGCCAGGTGACCGATCGACTCGCCGGAGCGCGTGCTGCGGCCGAGAATGCCGGCGATCAGGTCGACCTCGAAGTGGTCGCGACCTCCGCGATGACCGTCGACGAGGGGTCCTCCGCGGGCGCCCGCATCCTCGCCCGTCATCCCCGCGACTGGCCCGACGCGCTCTTCGCGTCGAACGACCTGCTCGCCCTCGGGCTCCTGCAGGCGATCGTCGTCGACGGCCGCGCGCGCGTGCCGGCCGACATCGCCATCATCGGCTTCGACGACATCCCCTTCGCGGGCGCGGCCGCCGTGCCGCTGTCCTCCATCCGCCAGCCCAGCCGGATGATCGGCCGCACCGCGCTGCGCATCCTCATGGAGGAGGCCGCCGATCCCGACAGCATCCCCCGCCAGACGGTGTTCCCGCCGGAGCTCATCGTGCGGGCCTCCACCAGCGGCGCCTGAGGGTCGATGAGACCCCGAGACCCTCAGAGCCCGCCGGCGCGCAGCGACAGCCAGTCGGCGTGACGGGCGCGGAACGCCGCCCGCTCCCCCTCGTCGACGAAGAACACGTCGGCCCCGAGGTCGTACGGCGCGTACAGACGGCGACGCTCGGGGTCGGCCAGCACGAACAGCGCCCGGCCGTCGAGGGCGAGCCCGAGCAGGTCGTCGAGCGTGGTCGCCCCGACCTCGGCGACGAACAGGTCCGCGGCGACGCCGGCGCCGCCCGCGTCTTCGGACTCGATCGGGCGCCACGGCTCCGCCTCGGGCAGATGCACCGCCGTCCACCCGGCGGCGCCGTCGCGCGCCGGCCAGTCCTCGGCGATCACGGTGACCCAGGAGTGCTCGCCGAACAGCTCGGCGATGACGACGCGGTGACGGCGCAGCATCCCGACCCGTCCCTCGCCGTCGCCGAGCTCCGTGCGCATGCGCACCCAGCGATCGCGCGCGCCGGCACGGAGGCGGTCCCCCATCGGGAGCGCCTCGGGCCACGCGGGGCGCCGGCCGCGCTCGAGCTCCGCCGATGTCATCGGCTCGAGTAGCCGCCGTCGATCGGCAGCGAGACACCGGAGATCATCGCGGCGCCGTCGCTCAGGAGGAACACGATCGGCGCGGCGATGTCGTCCTCCGTGGCCCAGCGGTGCAGGGGCATCGCGTCGAGGAAGGGGCCCTCGATCTCGGGGCGCCCCCAGTACCAGGCCGACATGGGCGTCATGACGACGGTCGGGTTCACGCTGTTGACGCGGATGCCGTGACCGCCGAGCTCCAGCGCCGAGACGCGCGTGATGTTGTCCAGCGCCGCCTTCGACGAGCCGTACGAGATGTGGCCGCTCAGGGCGACGAGGCTCGCCTGGCTCGAGACGTTGACGATCGCGCCGCCCGTGCCGAGGCGCACCATCTCGCGCGACGCGTACTTCGTCACGAGGAGCGAGCCGCGCGCGTTGATGCTCATCACCTTGTCGAAGACGGCGATGTCGGTGTCCATGGGCGTGGCGATCTCGCCGCCCCAGCCGCCGCAGTTGACGACGCCGTAGAGGTCGCGGCCCTCGATCGCCGCGCGGATCTCGTCCTCGGACTCGAGATCGAACACGATCGGCTCCGCACCGGTCTCGGCGGCGATCTGCTCGACGCTGTCGGCGGTGCGCCCGGCGGCGAGCACGTCCGCCCCCGCGGCCACGAGATGGCGCACGGTCGCTCCGCCGATCCCGCCCCCCGCGCCGGTGACGAGGATGGTGCGGCCGTGGAATTCGCTCATGGGACGTGCTCTCTTCTCGACGATGAAAGGATGCTGCGCCGTCGGGGATCCGCAGGAGGAGCCGTGGCCGCGCGTTGACATGCTACCCGCAGAAACACGCTCATGTCGCCGGTGTCATGGTGCGGATAACAAGGTGCTTGACACCGGTGACATGCACGGTCTACGTTTCAGGGAGATCTTCCCGGGGGCCAGGCTCCCGCACCCGCTTCACAGACGCAGCGATCGACGTTGTCGTCGGCACCCCAGAGGAAACCATGATCCGCCCCGACGAGACCTCCCGCATCATCGATGCGGACCTGGCCACACTCGTCCAGCGCGCACGGATGATCGCCGCGGCAGGCGGTCGGAAGGTCCTCGGCATCACCGGCACCCCTGGGGCCGGCAAGTCCACCGTGTGCGCGGCACTTCAGGACGCCCTCGGCGATGCGGCCGTGCTCGTCGGCATGGACGGCTTCCACCTCGCCAACGCCGAGCTCATGCGCCTCGGACGGCGCGACCGCAAGGGCGCCCCCGACACCTTCGACGTGCCGGGCTACGTGTCGCTCCTGCGCCGCCTGCGCGCCGCGGACGAGCCCGTCGTCTACGCCCCCTTCTTCGACCGCTCCCTCGAGGAGTCGATCGGCTCCGCGATCGCCGTTCCCGCCCGCGTCCCCCTCGTGATCACGGAGGGCAACTACCTCCTCCACGATGAGGACGGATGGGATGCCGTCGCTCCCCTCCTCGACGAGTCCTGGTTCCTCGACGTCGAGGTCGACGAGCGCCGCCGCCGCCTGGTGGCGCGCCGCGAGTCGTACGGCCACCCCTCGGACGCCGCCGCGGCCTGGGTCGACGACGTCGACGAGCCCAACGCCCGAGTCGTCGAACCCGCGCGCGAGCGCGCCGACCTCGTCGTGCGCGTCACGATCTCCACCCCTTCCCCGCAGCACACCACACAAGGAGTCCGCTCATGAGCACCCCACCCGTCCCCGTCCTCCAGGCGCGGGGTCTGTCTCGTCAGTTCGGGCATGTGCGGGCGTTGAACGAGGTCGACTTCGAGGTCTACCCCGGCGAGGTCACCGCCCTCATCGGCGACAACGGCGCCGGCAAATCCACCCTCGTCAAAGCCCTCTCCGGCAACCTCGCCGTCGACTCCGGCACGATCCTGTTCGACGGACAGGAAGTGGACATGTCCACCCCATCAGCCGTGTCCGCGCTCGGCATCGAGACCGTCTACCAGGACCTCGCCCTCGCCCCCCACCTCGACCCCGTCCAGAACATGTACCTCGGCCGCGAACTGCGCCGCCAGGGCCTGGGCGGCGCACTCGGCTTCATGAAGACCAAAGACATGGCCGCCGCATCCCGCGCCGCGTTCGACGACCTCGGCGCCACCGTCCGCTCCCTCACCTCCCCCGTCGGAGAGATGTCCGGCGGACAACGCCAAGCCATCGCCATCGCCCGCGCCGTGCACTGGGCCTCCCGCGTCGTGTTCCTCGACGAACCCACCGCCGCCCTCGGCGTCCGCCAGACCAAGAACGTCCTGGACACCATCCGCCGCGTCAGCGACAAAGGCATCGCCGTCGTGTTCATCTCCCACTCCATGCCCCACGTCATCGACGTCTCCGACCGCATCCAAGTCCTCCGACTCGGCACCCGCGTCGCCAACATCAACGCCGCAGACACCTCGATGGAAGAACTCGTCGGACTCATGACCGGAGCCGTCACCAAGGAGACCCAGCCGTGAGCACCTCGACCTCCCGTCCCTCCAGCACCACGCCCGCGACGGAGACCGTCGCCATCGGCACCTTCGACGAGCCCAAGACCGGCGTCGTCCGCGGACTGCTGCGCGCCCAGGCCTTCCAGATCTTCCTCGTGCTGCTGGCCATCATCATCGTCTTCAGCGCCCTGGCGCCGGACACGTTCGCCCAGTGGTCGAACTTCCGGCTCATCATCCAGAACGCGTCGATCCTGGCCGTGCTCGCCGTGGGCATGACCTACGTCATCACGACGGCCGGCATCGACCTGTCGATCGGCTCGGTGCTCGTCTTCTCCGGCGTCGTCGCGGCCATCACGATGCGCGCCCTCGGCGGAGAGGGCTGGGGCGTCGCGGCGATCGGCATCGTCGTGTCGATCCTGTCCGGGCTGTTCTGGGGCCTGTTCAACGGCTTCCTCATCGCCAAGGGCAAGATCCCGCCGCTCATCGTCACGCTGGGAACCCTCGGCATCACCCTCGGCCTGGCGCAGATCATCACGGGCGGCATCGACGTCCGTGAGGTTCCCGCAGTGCTCACCGACTCGATCGGCTACGGCAACATCTTCGGCACCGTCCCGATGATCTCCGTGATCGCGCTGGTGGTCATCGTCTTCGGCGCCGTCATGCTGCGGTTCACCCGCTTCGGCCTCTACACGCTGGCGGTGGGCTCGAGCGAGATCGCCGCCCGCCGCGTCGGCGTGAAGGTGGACAGCCAGCTGATCCGCGTCTACATGCTCTCCGGCGGACTGGCCGGCCTCGCCGGCATCCTGTCGCTCTCGCAGTTCTCGACCACGGCGATCGCCGGCCAGTCGCAGACGAACCTCAACGTCATCGCCGGTGTCGTCATCGGCGGCACCTCGCTGTTCGGCGGCGTCGGCACCATCCTGGGCACGGTCGTCGGACTCTTCATCCCGGCCGTCCTGCAGAACGGGTTCGTCATCACGGGCGTGCAGCCCTTCTGGCAGCAGGTCGCCGTCGGCGCCGTGCTCATCACGGCCGTGTACGTCGACCAGGTCCGCCGTTCCAGCGCCATGCGGGGCAACCCGCAGGGCCTGTGGAAGAAGTTCGTCAGCGGCGGTCGCCGCGGCTGACACAGCAGCCCTCCCCACCAAGCCCTACCAACAAGAGAAGTGGAATCACGATGAAGTGGAACAAGAAGGTCCTGGCCGTCGCGGTGCTGGGCGCATCAGCGTCCCTCGCCCTGGCCGGCTGCGCGGGCGGCTCGACGGGCGGCGGTTCCTCCGCCGGTGCCGGCGGGTCCGACGGGTACAAGATCGCGTTCGTGCAGGGCGTCGCGGGAGATGAGTTCTACATCTCCATGCAGTGCGGCATCGAAGCGGCCGCGAAAGACGCCGGCGCCACGGTCACGGTGCAGGGTCCGGAGAAGTTCGACCCGACCCTGCAGAAGCCGATCGTCGACGCGATCGTCGCGTCCAAGCCCGACGCGCTGCTGATCGCCCCCACCGACGTGTCCGCGATGGAAGCACCCATCAAAGCCGCCGCCGACGCGGGCATCAAGGTCGTCCTGGTCGACACCACCCTGGAAGACCCCTCCATGGCCGTGTCGCAGATCTCCTCCGACAACAAGGGCGGCGGAGCGGCCGCGTTCGACGCGATCAAGGAAGCCCACCCCGAAGGCGGCAAGGTCCTCGTCGTGTCCGTGGACCCCGGCATCTCCACCACCGACGCCCGCGCCGAAGGATTCGAAGACGCCGTCAAGGGCGACTCCTCCTTCCAGTCCCTCGGGGTGCAGTACTCCCACAACGAACCCGCCACCGCCGCTGAGATCGTCACCGCCGCCCTCCAGAAAGACCCCGACATCGTCGGCATCTTCGCCGCGAACCTGTTCGCCGCCGAAGGCTCCGCGACCGGCGTCAAGCAGGCCGGGAAAGACGGCGCCGTGACCATCGTCGGCTTCGACGCCGGCCCCGCCCAGGTCCAGGCCCTCAAAGCCGGCACCGTCCAGGCCCTCGTCGCCCAGGAACCCGGCACCATCGGCAGCGACGGCGTCGCCCAAGCCCTCGCCGCACTCAACGGAGAAACCCCCGAAGCCACCATCCAGACCGGCTTCACCATCATCACCAAAGACAACGTCGACGGCGACGCCAAGAACGCCGTCTACCAATCCACCTGCGGATAACACCCCGCACGCACCAGCCGCCCGCGGGCGCCTCTCTCGCCGGAGGCGCCCGCGGGTTCCATATCTTCCAGGAGCACCCATGACCGCGCTGACCGCCGCCGCCCTCGACACCCTCGATGCCGCCGTGGAGGTGCCGGGCTACGACCGCTCCGCGGTCCGCACCCGCATCGTTCACTTCGGCGTCGGCGGCTTCCACCGCGCGCACGAGGCGATGTTCCTCGACCGAGTGCTCTCCGCGGGCTCCACCGATTGGGGCATCTGCGGCGTCGGCGTCATGCCGGCCGACCTCGCGATGCGCGACGTGCTCGCCGCGCAGGACGGCCTCTACACGCTGGTCACCACCGCCCCCGACGCGACGACGCGCGCCCGTGTCATCGGCTCCATCACCGAGTACCTCTACGCCCCGGACGACCCGGAGGCCGTGCTCGCGAAGCTCGCCGACCCCGAGACGCGCATCGTCTCGCTCACCATCACCGAGGGCGGCTACGGCGTCGACGACGCGACGGGTGCCTTCGCCCCGCAGGATGCCGCGACCCTCGCCGACCTCGCCGGCTCCCCCGTGCCCGCCAGCGTGCTGGGCTTCCTCGTCGAGGCGCTGCGGCGTCGCCGCGCCTCAGGCACCGCCCCCTTCACCGTCCTGTCGTGCGACAACATCCAGGGCAACGGGCACGTCGCCCGCACCGCCGTCCTCGGCTTCGCCGAGCGGAAGGATCCGGAGCTGGCGGCCTGGATC is part of the Microbacterium lemovicicum genome and encodes:
- a CDS encoding SDR family oxidoreductase codes for the protein MSEFHGRTILVTGAGGGIGGATVRHLVAAGADVLAAGRTADSVEQIAAETGAEPIVFDLESEDEIRAAIEGRDLYGVVNCGGWGGEIATPMDTDIAVFDKVMSINARGSLLVTKYASREMVRLGTGGAIVNVSSQASLVALSGHISYGSSKAALDNITRVSALELGGHGIRVNSVNPTVVMTPMSAWYWGRPEIEGPFLDAMPLHRWATEDDIAAPIVFLLSDGAAMISGVSLPIDGGYSSR
- a CDS encoding LacI family DNA-binding transcriptional regulator, producing the protein MAVSIRDVAQLAGVSVGTVSNVLNRPEEVSADSVERVTKAIDELGYVRNEAARKLRAGVSSTVGFVVLNGQNPFYNDVVRGAEDEATKSSIAILYGNTDEDVAREKLYIDLFQDQQVRGLLIAPYGDVTSRLQSLRAAGIATVLVDRFSGDGRFSSVSVDSVAGGRLAVEHLIATGRRRIAFVGGPFDMRQVTDRLAGARAAAENAGDQVDLEVVATSAMTVDEGSSAGARILARHPRDWPDALFASNDLLALGLLQAIVVDGRARVPADIAIIGFDDIPFAGAAAVPLSSIRQPSRMIGRTALRILMEEAADPDSIPRQTVFPPELIVRASTSGA
- a CDS encoding ATP-binding cassette domain-containing protein; the protein is MSTPPVPVLQARGLSRQFGHVRALNEVDFEVYPGEVTALIGDNGAGKSTLVKALSGNLAVDSGTILFDGQEVDMSTPSAVSALGIETVYQDLALAPHLDPVQNMYLGRELRRQGLGGALGFMKTKDMAAASRAAFDDLGATVRSLTSPVGEMSGGQRQAIAIARAVHWASRVVFLDEPTAALGVRQTKNVLDTIRRVSDKGIAVVFISHSMPHVIDVSDRIQVLRLGTRVANINAADTSMEELVGLMTGAVTKETQP
- a CDS encoding ABC transporter substrate-binding protein produces the protein MKWNKKVLAVAVLGASASLALAGCAGGSTGGGSSAGAGGSDGYKIAFVQGVAGDEFYISMQCGIEAAAKDAGATVTVQGPEKFDPTLQKPIVDAIVASKPDALLIAPTDVSAMEAPIKAAADAGIKVVLVDTTLEDPSMAVSQISSDNKGGGAAAFDAIKEAHPEGGKVLVVSVDPGISTTDARAEGFEDAVKGDSSFQSLGVQYSHNEPATAAEIVTAALQKDPDIVGIFAANLFAAEGSATGVKQAGKDGAVTIVGFDAGPAQVQALKAGTVQALVAQEPGTIGSDGVAQALAALNGETPEATIQTGFTIITKDNVDGDAKNAVYQSTCG
- a CDS encoding nucleoside/nucleotide kinase family protein; the encoded protein is MIRPDETSRIIDADLATLVQRARMIAAAGGRKVLGITGTPGAGKSTVCAALQDALGDAAVLVGMDGFHLANAELMRLGRRDRKGAPDTFDVPGYVSLLRRLRAADEPVVYAPFFDRSLEESIGSAIAVPARVPLVITEGNYLLHDEDGWDAVAPLLDESWFLDVEVDERRRRLVARRESYGHPSDAAAAWVDDVDEPNARVVEPARERADLVVRVTISTPSPQHTTQGVRS
- a CDS encoding DUF3885 domain-containing protein encodes the protein MGDRLRAGARDRWVRMRTELGDGEGRVGMLRRHRVVIAELFGEHSWVTVIAEDWPARDGAAGWTAVHLPEAEPWRPIESEDAGGAGVAADLFVAEVGATTLDDLLGLALDGRALFVLADPERRRLYAPYDLGADVFFVDEGERAAFRARHADWLSLRAGGL
- a CDS encoding ABC transporter permease, which encodes MSTSTSRPSSTTPATETVAIGTFDEPKTGVVRGLLRAQAFQIFLVLLAIIIVFSALAPDTFAQWSNFRLIIQNASILAVLAVGMTYVITTAGIDLSIGSVLVFSGVVAAITMRALGGEGWGVAAIGIVVSILSGLFWGLFNGFLIAKGKIPPLIVTLGTLGITLGLAQIITGGIDVREVPAVLTDSIGYGNIFGTVPMISVIALVVIVFGAVMLRFTRFGLYTLAVGSSEIAARRVGVKVDSQLIRVYMLSGGLAGLAGILSLSQFSTTAIAGQSQTNLNVIAGVVIGGTSLFGGVGTILGTVVGLFIPAVLQNGFVITGVQPFWQQVAVGAVLITAVYVDQVRRSSAMRGNPQGLWKKFVSGGRRG